The following proteins are co-located in the Rattus norvegicus strain BN/NHsdMcwi chromosome X, GRCr8, whole genome shotgun sequence genome:
- the Ptges3l1 gene encoding prostaglandin E synthase 3 produces MGYVCIEFCGLDSKDVNVNFEKFKLTFICIGGSDNFKHLNEIDLFHSIDPNDSKHKRMDRSILCCLRKAESDHSWPRLTKERAKLNWLSVDFNNWKDWEDDAEKDMSNFDRFSEMMDHMGGDEDADLPEVDGADDDSQDSDDEKMPDLE; encoded by the coding sequence ATGGGCTATGTATGTATTGAATTTTGTGGTTTAGACAGTAAAGATGTTAATGTAAACTTTGAAAAATTCAAACTTACTTTCATTTGTATTGGAGGAAGtgataattttaaacatttaaatgaaattgATCTTTTTCACTCTATTGATCCAAATGATTCCAAGCATAAAAGAATGGACAGATCAATTTTATGTTGTTTGCGAAAAGCAGAATCTGACCACTCCTGGCCTAGGTTAACAAAGGAAAGGGCAAAGCTTAATTGGCTTAGTGTGGACTTCAATAATTGGAAAGACTGGGAGGATGACGCAGAAAAAGACATGTCTAATTTTGACCGTTTCTCTGAGATGATGGATCACATGGGTGGTGATGAGGATGCAGATTTACCAGAAGTAGATGGAGCAGATGATGATTCACAAGACAGTGATGATGAAAAAATGCCAGATCTGGAGTAA